In a genomic window of Bacteroidota bacterium:
- a CDS encoding ferredoxin--NADP reductase: protein MSILTQSGLLKLRVEKIVHETDDAISILLKEVDGKEFSFKSGQFLTFVFDQDGKEIRRCYSIFTHPSRLPETGIAIKKVPGGYVSDNKMDNLKEGDILPALVPMGNFIRRTTDKKNIIAFGAGSGITPLLSIIEDAIQDDKIENIILHFVNRNEKSIIFRDRLNKLAAGNRKFKLVNHITQPLNGWNGSKGRINREKALEILASLPEVLRSDSQIFMCGPWSMMEDITSAALEAGYDRKDINREIFNFAIKNESSLNLDPVAREVSIIAGGRSFDVLVQPGDSILETALNAGIDLPFSCQYGSCTSCKTRLVSGKVVMLEQTGLSDEEIEKGICLTCVGYPASDNVILNYDDPLIR from the coding sequence ATGTCTATTCTCACACAATCAGGTTTGTTAAAGCTTAGAGTTGAAAAAATAGTCCACGAAACAGACGATGCAATATCGATCTTGTTGAAAGAAGTTGACGGTAAAGAGTTCTCTTTTAAATCGGGACAGTTCCTGACATTTGTATTTGACCAGGACGGGAAGGAAATCCGGAGGTGTTATTCAATTTTTACGCATCCTTCCCGGCTTCCCGAGACGGGAATTGCGATTAAAAAGGTACCCGGCGGATATGTATCCGATAATAAAATGGACAACCTTAAGGAAGGCGATATACTTCCGGCACTGGTACCGATGGGTAACTTTATTCGGCGTACTACGGATAAAAAGAATATCATCGCCTTTGGAGCCGGAAGTGGAATAACTCCCCTCCTCTCAATCATTGAGGATGCCATACAAGATGATAAAATTGAGAACATAATCCTCCACTTTGTGAACAGAAATGAAAAAAGCATAATATTCCGGGATCGTCTCAATAAACTGGCGGCTGGCAACAGAAAATTCAAACTTGTCAATCATATTACTCAACCACTCAACGGGTGGAACGGCAGCAAAGGAAGAATCAACAGGGAAAAAGCCCTCGAGATTCTGGCTTCGCTTCCGGAGGTGTTAAGATCCGATTCTCAGATTTTTATGTGCGGTCCGTGGTCGATGATGGAGGATATTACTTCAGCTGCTCTCGAGGCAGGTTATGACAGAAAGGACATCAATCGTGAGATTTTCAATTTTGCCATAAAAAATGAATCTTCCCTGAATCTCGATCCAGTTGCAAGAGAAGTTTCAATTATCGCGGGCGGAAGGTCTTTCGATGTGCTGGTGCAGCCGGGTGATTCGATACTCGAGACTGCCTTAAACGCGGGAATTGATCTCCCATTTTCCTGTCAGTATGGTTCATGCACATCATGCAAGACGAGACTCGTTTCGGGAAAAGTGGTGATGCTTGAACAAACAGGATTGTCTGATGAAGAGATTGAAAAAGGAATATGTCTTACTTGTGTCGGCTATCCGGCAAGCGACAATGTAATATTAAACTATGATGATCCTCTAATCAGGTAG
- a CDS encoding YdcF family protein, translating to MAPGIIKKISEKANNLLTGIFDLLVFVLLGAIDFLTLILGKYINHRLDFDDFNLWYMGNFLTLLFSSSFILFLIIFWVKDRQEFTRKRMLLLILWFLGFAFTIAGGYMNQSNSGIDINLLDTPFYKLYTGVLFNIGFAFKATLSAFVVIKIFSPKRWAVIYTGLLLLFCYLSVFLYTYIYVSEGVKTASTYNEKNPAEVAVVLGAAVWKYNKPSTILKMRIDKGLQLYSRGIVQKLQLTGSNAPGELPEADVAFYYLLQKRINPADIRIESESRSTLDQISYIKNTLIQRNGFQKIIIVSDAFHLTRVKEMAEFYNLTVDLVKSDLVMSDESVRYYKFREVVGLINFWMFGVK from the coding sequence ATGGCTCCCGGCATAATTAAAAAAATTTCTGAAAAAGCGAACAATCTGCTGACGGGTATTTTTGACCTTCTGGTTTTTGTTCTGCTGGGTGCCATCGATTTTCTTACTCTGATACTCGGGAAATATATAAATCACCGGCTTGATTTCGATGATTTCAACCTTTGGTATATGGGAAATTTCCTTACACTTCTCTTCAGCAGTTCCTTCATCCTGTTCCTGATAATTTTTTGGGTAAAGGACAGGCAGGAATTCACCAGAAAAAGAATGCTGCTTCTCATACTTTGGTTTCTTGGATTTGCCTTCACAATTGCGGGTGGCTATATGAACCAAAGTAATTCCGGCATCGATATCAACCTTCTCGACACACCTTTCTATAAACTTTACACAGGTGTACTTTTTAATATCGGATTTGCTTTTAAGGCAACTCTTTCAGCGTTTGTTGTGATAAAAATATTTTCCCCGAAGCGTTGGGCTGTCATCTATACGGGATTGCTGCTCCTTTTCTGCTATCTCTCTGTCTTTTTATACACTTATATTTATGTGAGCGAGGGTGTAAAGACGGCATCGACATATAACGAGAAAAATCCTGCTGAAGTGGCGGTGGTTCTTGGTGCTGCGGTCTGGAAATATAACAAGCCAAGCACCATTCTGAAAATGAGGATTGACAAAGGGTTGCAACTCTATTCGAGAGGAATCGTACAAAAACTGCAACTGACGGGGAGCAACGCACCGGGCGAACTGCCAGAGGCGGATGTTGCATTTTACTATTTGCTTCAAAAAAGGATCAATCCTGCCGATATAAGGATCGAATCTGAGAGCAGATCCACCCTCGACCAGATAAGCTACATCAAGAATACATTAATCCAACGAAACGGATTTCAGAAGATTATCATTGTTTCGGATGCATTTCACCTTACGAGAGTGAAGGAAATGGCAGAGTTTTACAATCTGACAGTTGACCTTGTAAAGTCTGATCTGGTGATGTCTGATGAATCGGTGAGGTATTACAAGTTCCGGGAAGTAGTAGGTTTGATCAATTTCTGGATGTTCGGAGTCAAATAA
- a CDS encoding MFS transporter, with amino-acid sequence MNEKKKIFVWTLYDFANTSYSIIVVTFLYAVYFKETVNLNKSEGDFYWGLGTSVSMLVTALISPVLGAVADYTSTKKRFLTFFSLVCILATSLLYFVGPGDVVLGLALLIVANIGFEAGLIFYDSFLPEITKPKNFGRVSGYGYAMGYLGSLSSLLILMPLIQMEMISESFPVAALFFLIFALPTLILLKEHKKEKPAGESYFTIGVTRVIFTIKHLKQYRNLAIFLLSFFFFIEGVNTIIYFAGIYATTTLGFTKGELIIFFMSVQGTAILGSVVFGIISDTIGHKKSLMITLFIWIFTVAMAFWITEKSYFYVVGFLAGGAMGSSQSISRALMSQLTPPDKKTEFFGFYSFFGKSSAVLGPLVFGLISSATGSQRYAILSLLFFFVAGIVVLAFVKEENAAAT; translated from the coding sequence ATGAATGAAAAAAAGAAGATATTTGTCTGGACTCTTTATGATTTTGCAAATACTTCTTATTCAATCATTGTTGTAACATTCCTTTATGCAGTTTATTTCAAAGAAACTGTAAACCTCAACAAATCCGAAGGTGATTTCTACTGGGGGCTCGGCACTTCGGTTTCGATGCTGGTTACAGCACTTATCTCACCTGTTCTCGGAGCTGTCGCCGACTACACCTCCACCAAAAAACGATTTCTCACCTTCTTTTCACTTGTTTGCATTCTTGCTACTTCACTGTTGTATTTTGTGGGACCGGGTGATGTGGTGCTTGGACTGGCACTTCTTATCGTTGCAAACATTGGCTTTGAGGCGGGCCTGATTTTTTATGATTCATTCCTGCCTGAGATTACAAAACCGAAAAATTTTGGCAGAGTCAGTGGCTACGGATATGCGATGGGCTATCTGGGATCCTTAAGTTCACTCCTGATTCTTATGCCATTGATACAAATGGAGATGATAAGCGAGTCTTTTCCGGTTGCTGCTCTTTTCTTCCTCATTTTTGCACTTCCGACCCTGATTCTTTTAAAGGAACATAAAAAGGAAAAACCGGCAGGGGAATCGTACTTCACGATAGGGGTGACAAGAGTAATTTTCACCATAAAACACTTGAAACAATACAGGAATCTGGCAATTTTTCTCCTCTCCTTCTTCTTTTTTATCGAAGGGGTGAATACCATAATCTATTTCGCTGGAATATATGCAACCACAACTCTTGGGTTCACAAAAGGGGAATTGATAATTTTCTTCATGTCTGTACAGGGTACCGCCATACTTGGTTCTGTGGTATTTGGTATAATCTCCGATACCATCGGACACAAGAAGAGCCTCATGATTACACTGTTTATCTGGATATTTACAGTGGCGATGGCATTTTGGATTACAGAAAAGTCATATTTTTATGTTGTTGGTTTTCTGGCGGGTGGAGCCATGGGGTCGAGTCAGTCTATTTCCCGGGCACTGATGTCGCAACTGACACCTCCTGATAAAAAGACTGAGTTCTTTGGTTTTTATTCCTTTTTTGGGAAGAGTTCTGCAGTCCTCGGACCGCTGGTTTTTGGACTTATAAGTTCCGCAACCGGCAGCCAGAGGTACGCAATTCTTTCACTTCTTTTCTTCTTTGTGGCAGGTATTGTTGTTCTTGCGTTTGTAAAAGAAGAAAATGCAGCAGCTACCTGA
- a CDS encoding efflux RND transporter permease subunit: protein MKITDISIDNKTSVFVLVFIIAIMGFISYVSLPREASPDIAIPLVIISTPYPGVSPEDIESLVTTPIEKEVKKIAEVKKIQSSSFEGYSLIQVEFQSGYNIEDALQKVREKVNKAETEIPADATKPEIVEINFSEFPILTFELSGPTGLSKLKDIAEDLKDKIETIKGVLEVKVNGGLEREVQVDVDYRKLQHYNIRFDDIIAAVRDENKTIPGGTIDVNQSSFLVRVPGEFKTPYPLENIIVKTKEGEGIALKDVATLTYGFKERTSFARTNNVEAISIQISKRSGENIIRIAEEVKQIINEKDAQLPDDINLTIVTDQSEEIDKQVKELENNIFSGLVLVVGILFFALGIRNAILVGISIPLSMLISFFILQMMDITLNFVVLFALILALGMLVDNAIVILENIQKFLEEGYNKIDAAKKATAEVAWPVASSTLTTVAAFFPLLFWPGVTGDFMYYIPMTVIVTLSSSLFVALVINPVFAEVFVKHEHHGRPVLKRTLLGIISYPFDWGTYIFVDKMLPVVLKYYEKLLDFSLGEQREKGKKISLRTWLGILAFFGMFVVEGMLAQFFPLTVEIILTAIIGILVVLVFKNVRLRFIFGAFISLFFITQLYGAFGFGVEFFPDVEPRRVYIKFEAPTGTGIKETNEIINRIEKKILTANFKDIEKLLAVAGASTNPFDAGAATPNKGTITVEYIDYENRNKSSKETTEEIRKLVEGTPGAAITIAKEEMGPPVGLPVNIEVSGEDYNEIGKLTAKIREYLKDVPGLVDIDDDYDAGKPELRVVIDRKRAAVYGMNTSLIANTVRTAINGTEASKYRVNEDEYDITVRLRKDQRSSVDALKNLLIIFNNQNGKTLSVPLSSVANVFLDRGPGAIKRKDLKRVITITGDAAEGFNANAVLDQVKAKMGEYQLPQGYSVSFTGQSQEQEEASAFLGKAFGIAILLIFLILVIQFNSISQPFIIMTAVLISLVGVFIGLLAFKMPFGIVMTGIGVISLAGVVVNNNIVLIDYMNLLKKRDFALKEIAKYAGLRRFRPVTLTAVTTILGLIPLSFGFGFDIYTGKFVFGGESAEFWKSMGIAVIFGLGFATFLTLILVPVFFMLWEELGDAFKSTFSQSRNEPAQKKPEANENTESHIFED, encoded by the coding sequence ATGAAAATTACAGATATTTCGATTGATAATAAAACGAGCGTTTTTGTTCTCGTTTTCATAATAGCGATTATGGGGTTCATTTCTTATGTATCGCTGCCGAGGGAGGCGTCGCCTGACATTGCCATTCCTCTTGTGATCATTTCCACCCCCTATCCCGGAGTTTCACCCGAAGATATCGAATCTTTAGTTACTACTCCGATTGAAAAGGAAGTGAAGAAAATTGCGGAAGTGAAGAAAATTCAGTCCTCTTCGTTTGAAGGTTACTCCCTGATTCAGGTTGAGTTCCAAAGCGGCTATAATATTGAGGACGCACTTCAAAAAGTAAGAGAAAAAGTCAACAAAGCTGAAACAGAGATTCCAGCCGATGCAACCAAACCGGAAATTGTGGAAATCAATTTTTCAGAGTTCCCGATTCTTACTTTCGAACTTTCGGGACCAACCGGTCTTTCGAAACTGAAGGATATCGCAGAGGACCTTAAGGACAAAATAGAAACCATCAAAGGTGTACTCGAAGTAAAGGTGAATGGCGGACTCGAGAGAGAAGTACAGGTTGATGTCGATTACAGGAAACTTCAACATTATAATATCAGGTTTGATGATATTATTGCTGCCGTCAGGGATGAAAATAAAACAATTCCTGGAGGAACGATCGATGTAAACCAGTCAAGTTTTCTGGTTCGAGTACCGGGTGAGTTCAAAACCCCTTATCCTCTTGAAAACATCATTGTGAAAACAAAGGAAGGTGAGGGGATTGCCCTAAAGGATGTTGCAACGCTCACATACGGCTTCAAAGAGAGAACTTCCTTCGCCAGGACAAATAATGTTGAGGCTATCTCAATCCAGATCTCAAAAAGATCCGGGGAGAATATCATCAGAATTGCAGAAGAAGTTAAACAGATTATCAACGAGAAGGATGCTCAACTTCCTGATGACATAAATCTGACGATTGTGACAGATCAATCCGAAGAGATTGACAAGCAGGTGAAAGAACTCGAAAATAATATTTTTTCGGGGCTTGTGCTCGTGGTCGGTATCCTGTTCTTTGCCCTTGGGATTAGAAATGCAATCCTGGTGGGGATATCCATTCCTCTTAGCATGCTGATTTCATTCTTCATTCTTCAGATGATGGACATCACCCTCAATTTTGTTGTTCTGTTTGCTTTGATCCTTGCGCTCGGTATGCTCGTGGACAATGCGATAGTTATCCTCGAGAATATTCAAAAGTTTCTTGAGGAGGGATACAACAAAATAGACGCTGCAAAGAAAGCGACTGCAGAGGTTGCCTGGCCCGTGGCATCATCTACCTTGACAACCGTAGCCGCATTCTTTCCTTTGCTTTTCTGGCCCGGTGTTACAGGCGATTTTATGTACTACATACCGATGACAGTAATTGTTACTCTTTCATCGTCGCTTTTTGTGGCTCTCGTGATAAATCCCGTGTTTGCAGAGGTTTTTGTGAAGCATGAACATCACGGAAGACCGGTTCTCAAAAGGACTCTACTTGGAATAATATCCTATCCTTTTGACTGGGGTACATACATTTTTGTAGATAAGATGCTCCCGGTAGTTTTGAAATACTATGAAAAACTTCTCGATTTTTCGCTCGGTGAACAGCGGGAAAAGGGGAAGAAAATAAGCCTGAGAACCTGGCTGGGTATTCTGGCATTCTTCGGTATGTTCGTTGTTGAAGGGATGCTGGCTCAATTTTTTCCGCTGACAGTAGAAATTATCCTTACTGCGATTATTGGAATACTGGTGGTTTTGGTATTTAAAAATGTTCGCTTGCGGTTTATCTTCGGAGCATTTATTTCGCTTTTCTTTATAACCCAGCTTTATGGAGCTTTTGGTTTTGGTGTGGAGTTCTTTCCTGATGTTGAGCCCCGAAGGGTATATATCAAGTTTGAGGCTCCGACCGGAACGGGAATAAAGGAAACAAATGAGATAATAAACAGGATCGAAAAGAAAATCCTCACAGCAAACTTCAAAGATATCGAGAAGCTTCTTGCTGTGGCTGGCGCATCGACCAATCCATTTGATGCCGGTGCAGCCACTCCAAACAAGGGCACTATCACGGTTGAATATATCGATTACGAAAACCGGAACAAGAGCTCAAAAGAGACCACTGAAGAAATCCGCAAATTAGTTGAAGGTACCCCCGGGGCTGCCATAACTATAGCCAAGGAGGAAATGGGTCCCCCTGTCGGGCTTCCGGTGAATATCGAGGTCTCCGGTGAGGATTATAACGAGATTGGCAAACTCACAGCGAAAATTCGTGAATACTTGAAGGATGTCCCCGGTTTGGTGGATATTGATGACGATTATGACGCCGGAAAACCAGAACTCAGGGTAGTGATTGACCGGAAAAGAGCAGCCGTCTATGGTATGAATACTTCACTGATCGCCAATACTGTCAGAACGGCAATAAACGGTACGGAAGCTTCCAAATATCGTGTGAATGAGGATGAATATGACATCACTGTCAGGCTGCGGAAGGATCAGCGAAGTTCTGTTGATGCGCTGAAAAACCTCCTGATAATTTTCAATAATCAGAACGGCAAGACGCTTTCAGTTCCCCTTAGCAGTGTGGCAAATGTGTTCCTGGACCGGGGTCCCGGTGCGATAAAGCGCAAAGACCTTAAGCGGGTTATCACCATTACGGGTGATGCTGCGGAAGGGTTTAATGCAAATGCTGTTCTGGATCAGGTTAAGGCAAAAATGGGAGAATACCAGTTGCCTCAGGGATACTCCGTCTCTTTTACGGGACAGAGTCAGGAGCAGGAAGAGGCTTCTGCATTCCTCGGTAAAGCGTTTGGTATAGCTATTTTGCTTATCTTCCTGATACTCGTCATCCAGTTCAACTCGATTTCTCAGCCGTTTATTATTATGACGGCAGTGCTCATATCGCTGGTGGGCGTCTTTATAGGACTTCTCGCATTCAAAATGCCTTTTGGAATAGTGATGACAGGTATCGGTGTGATCAGTCTTGCTGGTGTGGTAGTGAATAACAATATCGTGCTTATCGATTATATGAATCTCCTTAAGAAGAGAGATTTTGCCCTGAAGGAAATTGCAAAATATGCCGGGCTCCGAAGATTCAGACCGGTGACACTGACTGCGGTAACCACAATTCTCGGGTTGATTCCTCTTTCGTTTGGATTCGGCTTCGATATCTACACTGGTAAATTTGTATTTGGCGGAGAAAGTGCTGAATTCTGGAAATCGATGGGAATTGCCGTTATATTCGGGCTTGGATTTGCTACATTTCTCACCCTTATCCTCGTTCCGGTATTCTTTATGCTTTGGGAAGAATTGGGTGACGCTTTCAAATCGACATTCTCACAGAGCAGGAATGAACCGGCTCAGAAAAAGCCGGAAGCAAATGAAAATACGGAATCTCACATTTTCGAGGATTAA
- a CDS encoding thioredoxin family protein yields MSKNILSKSFDAGIKFEDFLKKTEDYVETTVVDSLSEDDKYLFNYTKLNLQRMNRVLKTHPVEETLATKIKAIKEKQYWMLITENWCGDSAQSSPEFYKMSQLNPNIDLRVVERDTFPEVMDMYLTNGKRSIPIVVAFDENWNQLWKWGARPKVLQDQIDEWTAQNMPKDEWIEKIHLWYGRNKGKEVFAEMNLLLL; encoded by the coding sequence ATGTCAAAAAATATTTTATCCAAAAGCTTCGATGCTGGAATCAAATTTGAAGACTTTCTTAAAAAAACTGAAGATTATGTAGAAACAACTGTCGTTGATTCCCTTTCTGAGGATGACAAATATCTGTTTAATTATACAAAGCTAAACCTTCAAAGAATGAACCGGGTGCTCAAGACCCATCCTGTGGAAGAGACACTCGCTACAAAAATAAAAGCCATAAAAGAGAAACAGTACTGGATGTTGATAACAGAAAACTGGTGTGGTGACTCCGCCCAAAGTTCACCTGAATTTTATAAAATGAGCCAGTTGAACCCGAATATCGACTTGCGGGTAGTTGAAAGGGATACATTTCCGGAAGTGATGGATATGTACCTGACAAACGGCAAAAGGAGCATTCCGATAGTTGTAGCTTTTGATGAGAACTGGAACCAGCTCTGGAAGTGGGGCGCCAGACCAAAAGTATTACAGGATCAGATTGACGAGTGGACAGCCCAAAACATGCCCAAGGATGAATGGATTGAGAAAATCCACCTCTGGTATGGCAGAAACAAAGGAAAAGAAGTCTTTGCGGAAATGAACCTTTTGCTATTATAA
- the nusB gene encoding transcription antitermination factor NusB produces MLKKKSNRRIIREKVLQVLYAHSYNRDGIEVTAGELSEEITDATDREFFENLVRKTIMYTPGFDDEIEAHAKNWEIERMARIDRILLRMGLCEFRYFPDIPRKVTMNEIIEIAKDYSTAASGKFINGLLDKMYEDLEKEGKISKTGRGLIEETFTRITKPNE; encoded by the coding sequence ATGCTAAAGAAAAAATCCAACAGAAGAATTATACGCGAAAAAGTACTACAGGTTTTATACGCACACTCCTACAACCGGGACGGTATAGAAGTAACTGCGGGAGAACTTTCAGAGGAAATAACCGATGCTACAGACAGGGAATTTTTTGAAAATCTGGTGCGCAAAACCATAATGTACACTCCCGGGTTTGATGATGAGATAGAGGCTCACGCAAAAAACTGGGAAATTGAAAGAATGGCTCGAATCGACAGAATACTCCTTAGAATGGGACTCTGCGAATTCAGATATTTCCCCGACATCCCCCGTAAAGTGACAATGAATGAGATTATTGAAATTGCAAAGGATTACAGTACGGCAGCGAGCGGAAAGTTTATTAACGGCTTGCTCGATAAAATGTATGAAGACCTTGAAAAAGAGGGTAAAATATCCAAGACCGGCAGAGGGCTGATAGAAGAAACATTTACCAGGATCACAAAACCAAATGAATGA
- a CDS encoding TolC family protein, whose protein sequence is MKIKVVVSIILILTPILFAQQGEKIVVNLEKAITIALENNYDLKTSNLNKRIAYEKVDETWGTAVYPDVRGSVNYRRALKKGVFTIDAPGFSGTFPIGTDNTLTTSLSFTQNIFAGAVFIGAQAAEIYARIADHQVTATEEEIKYQVKSAWFGILVTKEVLKVAQANLAQAEDNLKNTKIKYDAGLVPEYDLVRAKVAVETAKPELDQANNALKLTKDALKNIMGLSYTMEIDVTDTLVYNDMPLSGFDLVVERMFKYNPNIKQLEQGIELRKKAVGVYKSEYLPSLKAYGAWNIESQENDSRGIGSWRFNNSINLGLELSVPIFNGWSTDSRVRQAELEVKIAQENLKKAKEGYATQIKETILKIENQKEKLKAYTEAVKQAELAYSLSETRYKSGVGTQLEIIDSQTGVARAKYNYLNGVYEYYLLLSKLENLSGKESGE, encoded by the coding sequence ATGAAAATAAAAGTTGTAGTATCAATTATTTTAATCCTCACCCCGATTCTCTTTGCACAGCAGGGAGAGAAGATAGTTGTTAATCTCGAAAAGGCTATTACCATTGCACTCGAGAATAACTATGATCTGAAAACCAGCAATCTAAACAAAAGAATTGCCTACGAAAAAGTGGATGAAACCTGGGGTACGGCAGTATACCCTGATGTCAGGGGTTCAGTGAATTACCGCAGGGCTCTTAAAAAAGGTGTCTTTACAATTGATGCACCCGGATTCAGCGGTACTTTCCCCATAGGTACAGATAACACTCTCACCACTTCACTCAGTTTTACACAAAACATATTTGCCGGCGCCGTGTTCATTGGCGCTCAGGCGGCTGAAATATATGCCCGGATTGCAGACCATCAGGTGACTGCAACAGAGGAAGAGATAAAGTACCAGGTTAAGTCAGCCTGGTTCGGTATTCTTGTCACAAAGGAAGTGTTGAAAGTGGCTCAGGCGAATCTCGCACAGGCAGAAGACAACCTGAAAAACACAAAAATAAAATATGATGCAGGACTCGTTCCCGAATATGATCTGGTAAGAGCGAAAGTAGCGGTTGAAACAGCGAAACCGGAACTTGATCAGGCAAACAATGCATTGAAACTTACAAAGGATGCGCTGAAGAACATAATGGGACTCAGTTACACGATGGAAATAGATGTAACCGACACACTCGTTTACAACGATATGCCTCTCTCAGGTTTTGACCTGGTGGTCGAGAGAATGTTTAAATACAATCCGAACATTAAACAGCTCGAGCAGGGGATAGAACTTCGTAAAAAAGCTGTAGGTGTTTACAAATCGGAATATCTTCCTTCTCTGAAAGCATATGGTGCCTGGAATATCGAATCTCAGGAAAATGACTCCAGAGGAATCGGAAGCTGGAGATTTAATAACTCGATTAATCTCGGGCTTGAGCTTTCTGTTCCAATATTCAACGGTTGGAGTACCGATTCAAGGGTAAGACAGGCGGAACTTGAAGTGAAAATTGCTCAGGAAAATCTTAAAAAAGCCAAAGAAGGTTATGCGACTCAGATTAAAGAGACAATTCTCAAGATAGAAAATCAGAAGGAAAAATTAAAAGCTTACACAGAAGCTGTAAAACAGGCTGAACTGGCTTATTCTTTGTCTGAAACCCGTTACAAATCGGGTGTCGGCACCCAGCTTGAAATTATCGATTCACAAACGGGTGTAGCGAGAGCCAAATATAACTATTTGAACGGAGTGTATGAATACTACCTCCTTTTGTCGAAACTTGAAAATTTATCCGGAAAGGAAAGTGGTGAATAA
- a CDS encoding efflux RND transporter periplasmic adaptor subunit, whose product MKNFKNYLILPALFLLTTLLIAGCKGDDSKEKEKTKKVEKKAIVQVAPVKLENFTGFIDVIGQVKADKISKVGSATGGKIVRFNVEKGARVASGTLICVLDNTVLKANLDAAKADLDLAEINLQKQEQIYNQNAGTEFQYLQAKYTRDAKKAMYEAVREQYENTFVKAPFAGVVDTKHYEIGEVAAPGAPIVTIISDNLKVEAGIPESYVSSIKPGKKGSLIFLELDSLVVNSSVSYVAKSVDATSRTVKVEMRLPNNGKFKPEMNAEVKIDDKVYTSVPVVPEEVVVKTDLGFVVFVVVKKNGVTVAEMRQVEILARSNNRVALSGNLNEGDSLVIVGYQTLVNGEKVDVR is encoded by the coding sequence ATGAAAAATTTTAAAAACTATTTGATTTTACCTGCTTTATTTCTTTTAACCACCCTTTTGATCGCAGGTTGCAAAGGTGACGATTCAAAAGAAAAAGAAAAAACAAAAAAAGTTGAAAAGAAAGCCATCGTTCAGGTGGCACCCGTGAAACTCGAAAATTTCACCGGATTCATTGATGTAATCGGGCAGGTGAAAGCTGACAAGATCTCAAAAGTTGGTTCTGCAACAGGCGGGAAAATTGTCAGATTTAATGTTGAAAAGGGAGCCAGAGTGGCTTCCGGCACGCTCATTTGTGTACTCGATAACACAGTATTGAAAGCAAATCTGGATGCAGCAAAGGCAGACCTCGACCTTGCAGAAATCAATCTCCAAAAGCAGGAACAGATATATAATCAGAATGCCGGAACGGAATTTCAGTACCTTCAGGCAAAGTATACCAGGGACGCCAAAAAGGCAATGTATGAGGCTGTGAGGGAACAGTATGAAAACACATTTGTGAAGGCTCCTTTTGCCGGTGTGGTGGATACAAAACATTACGAAATTGGTGAAGTGGCAGCCCCGGGTGCCCCTATTGTAACAATTATATCGGATAACCTGAAGGTTGAGGCAGGAATTCCTGAATCATATGTCAGTTCGATTAAACCGGGGAAAAAGGGAAGTCTGATCTTCCTCGAGCTCGACAGCCTTGTGGTAAATTCATCCGTAAGTTATGTGGCAAAATCGGTGGATGCAACAAGCCGGACTGTTAAAGTGGAAATGCGGCTGCCGAATAATGGAAAATTCAAACCCGAAATGAATGCGGAAGTAAAAATTGATGATAAAGTTTACACCTCGGTTCCGGTGGTGCCCGAAGAAGTTGTTGTAAAAACTGACCTCGGATTTGTTGTGTTTGTTGTTGTGAAGAAGAATGGTGTTACCGTAGCGGAGATGAGACAAGTGGAAATACTGGCACGGAGCAATAACCGGGTCGCACTTTCAGGGAATCTGAATGAAGGTGACTCACTGGTTATTGTTGGTTACCAGACGCTTGTGAATGGTGAAAAAGTTGATGTACGATAG